Proteins encoded in a region of the uncultured Sunxiuqinia sp. genome:
- a CDS encoding aldose epimerase family protein gives MNQIKLTFMLLAVVLIQVGCSPKATETKTCGNLNLEDFQTTVRGKETNLYFLQNGAISAAITNYGGRIVSLCVPGNDGEMADVVLGFSSIDGYLNATEVFHGAIIGRVGNRIAKGKFTLNDETYTLPINNDPNHLHGGPEGFHNVVWDVKSVTKNSITLSYLSKDGEMGYPGNLNVEVSYTLTDDNEVAIAYKATTDKATPVNLTNHAFFNLAGEANGTINNHLLTINADYYTAVDSTLIPLGENAPVAGTPFDFRTAKPIGQDLPMQAENVQLQNGLGYDHNFVLNKTAEGAMTLAATVVEPESGRKMEVFTEEPALQFYGGNFMDGSDTGKQGKTFDFRESFALETQHFPDSPNQKNFPSIILNPGEVYQTRSIYRFSNVQ, from the coding sequence ATGAATCAGATAAAACTAACTTTTATGTTGCTGGCAGTTGTCTTAATCCAGGTCGGATGTAGCCCCAAAGCAACAGAAACAAAAACCTGTGGAAACCTAAATCTTGAGGACTTTCAGACGACAGTTCGCGGCAAGGAAACAAATCTGTATTTTCTACAAAATGGTGCAATTTCTGCGGCAATTACTAATTATGGCGGGCGGATTGTAAGTTTATGTGTGCCCGGGAACGATGGTGAAATGGCTGATGTGGTTTTAGGTTTTAGCAGCATTGATGGTTATTTAAATGCGACAGAAGTTTTTCATGGTGCCATAATTGGCCGCGTGGGAAACCGGATTGCCAAAGGCAAATTTACCCTAAATGACGAAACCTATACCTTGCCAATTAATAATGATCCCAATCATTTGCACGGAGGACCAGAAGGGTTTCATAATGTTGTTTGGGATGTCAAATCAGTAACTAAGAATAGCATCACACTTAGCTATCTGTCAAAAGATGGTGAGATGGGGTATCCTGGAAATTTGAATGTTGAAGTTAGTTATACGCTAACTGACGATAATGAAGTGGCAATCGCATATAAAGCCACAACCGACAAAGCTACCCCGGTCAACCTGACCAACCACGCGTTTTTCAACTTGGCAGGCGAAGCTAACGGAACAATTAACAACCACTTGCTGACCATCAATGCCGATTACTACACGGCGGTTGATTCAACGCTGATTCCTCTGGGCGAAAATGCACCGGTTGCAGGAACGCCTTTTGATTTTAGAACAGCTAAGCCAATTGGACAGGACTTACCCATGCAAGCTGAGAACGTACAGTTGCAGAATGGTTTGGGTTATGACCACAATTTTGTCTTGAATAAAACGGCCGAGGGAGCAATGACTCTGGCAGCCACTGTGGTAGAACCGGAAAGCGGCCGCAAAATGGAAGTGTTTACCGAAGAACCCGCTCTTCAGTTTTACGGGGGAAACTTTATGGATGGATCTGATACTGGCAAACAGGGGAAGACCTTTGATTTTCGGGAGTCCTTTGCATTAGAAACGCAGCATTTCCCCGATTCACCTAACCAGAAAAACTTTCCATCAATAATTTTAAATCCGGGTGAGGTTTACCAAACACGTTCCATCTACCGGTTTAGCAACGTTCAGTAG
- a CDS encoding DUF4965 domain-containing protein, whose translation MPKLKIKQIIALLVVGILLGACAKKLNTVTETVTTELRAPAYPLITIDPYTSAWSMADQLFDKPIQHWTGKTHSLIGAIRVDDRVYRFMGKEDIPLKTLLPMAKEEAWDGKYSFEAPSKGWEQPEFEDRSWKSGKGAYGTSGSLVSNTVWEAPEIWVRREFTLPEVSVGQNLYLIYSHDDDFELYLNGKEIVNTGNSANWNIILKIDADQLKQGKNVIAAHCLDRGGLAYVDFGIFTDSDQKEQFSETAIQTKVAMSATQTHYNFTCGPIDLKLEFVSPLLPGNLDLLSRPVNYINYEVVSNDGSEHDVQVYFETTPEWAVNEVNQEVEVSLGETAEVRYVKAGTTEQPVLRKKGDHVRIDWGYVYLATGKDENSSVAVGDYVKAKESFIGSGSVEDGGKIVTKPNKEMPAMVCVEDLGKVYDDAARGYVMIAYDDIESIQYFGNNLKAWWTKEGTVSFADALELAVVEHDQIINNCADFDNQLWAETVAAGGKEYADLCVLAFRQSIAAHKLVKDTEGNILFLSKENFSNGSIGTVDVTYPSAPLYLKYNPELLKGMLNPIFYYSESGKWTKPFAAHDVGTYPKANGQTYGGDMPVEECGNMIILTAAIAEAEGDADYAAKHWDVLTTWSNYLLDNGLDPDNQLCTDDFAGHFAHNVNLSVKAIMGIACYGRMAKMLGKKDIAEKYTSVAKEMAVKWIEMANEGDHYRLTFDKKGTWSQKYNLVWNKLMNLGIFPEEVAQTEIAYYLTKQNKYGLPLDNRRTYTKSDWIVWTATLAQDKVTFQKFIAPLHDFVTETPDRVPMTDWYETPDANQVAFQARSVVGGYFIKLLDK comes from the coding sequence ATGCCAAAATTAAAAATTAAGCAGATTATTGCTCTTTTAGTTGTAGGAATCCTATTGGGGGCCTGCGCGAAAAAGCTAAACACAGTTACCGAAACCGTAACTACTGAATTGAGGGCACCAGCCTATCCATTGATTACGATCGATCCATATACCAGTGCATGGTCAATGGCAGATCAATTATTCGACAAGCCAATTCAACATTGGACTGGAAAAACCCACTCGTTAATAGGAGCAATTCGTGTAGATGATCGTGTCTATCGCTTCATGGGTAAAGAGGATATTCCTTTGAAGACCTTGTTGCCAATGGCAAAAGAAGAAGCATGGGATGGAAAATACAGTTTTGAAGCTCCTTCGAAAGGTTGGGAACAACCTGAATTCGAAGATAGATCCTGGAAGTCAGGAAAAGGCGCTTATGGAACGAGCGGAAGTTTGGTTTCCAATACGGTATGGGAAGCACCGGAAATATGGGTACGTCGTGAATTTACTTTGCCTGAGGTTTCAGTTGGACAAAATTTATACCTGATTTATTCTCACGATGATGATTTTGAGCTTTACTTGAATGGTAAAGAAATCGTGAATACGGGAAATAGTGCTAATTGGAACATTATTCTTAAAATTGATGCCGATCAATTAAAACAAGGAAAAAACGTAATTGCAGCTCATTGTCTTGATCGTGGAGGTTTAGCATATGTCGACTTTGGAATTTTTACGGATAGTGATCAGAAGGAACAGTTCTCAGAAACCGCTATTCAAACCAAAGTGGCAATGTCTGCTACACAAACACACTACAACTTTACTTGTGGTCCGATTGATTTAAAACTTGAGTTTGTATCGCCGCTATTGCCCGGCAATCTGGACTTACTATCCCGCCCGGTAAATTACATCAACTACGAAGTTGTTTCAAATGACGGGTCGGAACATGACGTGCAGGTTTATTTTGAAACCACCCCTGAGTGGGCTGTTAATGAGGTTAACCAGGAGGTGGAAGTAAGCCTGGGAGAAACAGCCGAAGTTCGCTACGTGAAAGCCGGAACTACTGAGCAACCAGTTTTGCGGAAAAAAGGTGATCATGTTCGTATTGATTGGGGATATGTTTATTTAGCTACAGGAAAAGACGAAAACTCTTCGGTTGCAGTTGGAGATTACGTCAAAGCTAAAGAATCCTTTATTGGTTCTGGGAGCGTTGAAGATGGCGGTAAAATAGTTACTAAGCCGAATAAAGAAATGCCGGCGATGGTTTGTGTCGAAGACCTTGGTAAGGTTTATGACGATGCAGCCCGCGGATATGTGATGATTGCATATGATGATATAGAAAGTATTCAGTATTTTGGTAATAACCTGAAAGCTTGGTGGACCAAAGAAGGGACAGTGAGTTTTGCAGATGCTCTGGAATTAGCCGTAGTTGAACATGACCAGATTATAAATAATTGCGCAGACTTTGATAACCAGCTCTGGGCTGAAACTGTTGCTGCTGGAGGCAAAGAATATGCCGACCTCTGTGTATTGGCTTTCCGTCAATCAATTGCTGCCCACAAATTGGTGAAAGACACAGAAGGCAATATCCTGTTTTTATCGAAAGAGAATTTTAGTAACGGATCTATTGGTACTGTTGATGTGACTTATCCATCGGCACCCTTGTACTTAAAATATAACCCTGAATTATTGAAAGGGATGTTAAATCCGATTTTTTATTATTCTGAAAGTGGCAAATGGACGAAACCTTTTGCAGCGCATGATGTAGGTACTTATCCAAAAGCCAATGGTCAGACCTATGGTGGCGATATGCCGGTTGAGGAATGTGGTAACATGATAATTTTAACTGCAGCAATTGCCGAGGCAGAAGGAGATGCAGACTATGCAGCCAAGCACTGGGATGTGCTGACAACCTGGTCCAATTACTTATTGGATAACGGGTTGGATCCTGATAACCAGCTATGTACAGATGATTTTGCCGGACACTTTGCACATAACGTAAACCTGTCGGTTAAAGCAATTATGGGTATTGCATGTTATGGTCGTATGGCAAAGATGCTGGGGAAAAAAGACATTGCAGAAAAATACACTTCAGTAGCCAAAGAGATGGCAGTCAAGTGGATTGAAATGGCCAATGAGGGTGATCACTACCGTTTAACTTTTGACAAGAAAGGCACGTGGAGCCAGAAGTACAATTTGGTATGGAACAAGTTGATGAATTTGGGAATTTTTCCTGAGGAGGTGGCACAAACGGAGATTGCCTATTACCTGACCAAACAGAATAAGTATGGATTACCTCTGGATAATCGCAGAACCTACACAAAGAGTGATTGGATCGTTTGGACGGCAACTCTGGCGCAGGACAAGGTGACTTTCCAAAAATTCATCGCTCCGTTACATGATTTTGTGACTGAGACTCCTGATCGTGTTCCGATGACAGATTGGTACGAGACCCCCGATGCGAATCAAGTCGCTTTCCAGGCCCGATCAGTGGTTGGAGGTTATTTTATTAAGCTGTTGGATAAGTAG
- a CDS encoding arylsulfatase, with amino-acid sequence MNRKNQSIVLGSTLLASCASVPTQSKVFEKPNILLVMVDDMGYSDLGCYGGEIQTPNIDQLAGQGIRFTQMHNSARCCPTRASLLTGHHPQQAGINGMGVNLAMNTATIAEVLKENGYHTGMTGKWHLSQTKPVNKPVEQLRWMAHQVDYGPFSPLENYPCNRGFEEHWGVIWGVVNYFDPFSLVHNEEAIKEVSEDFYMTDFITEKSIDLIDEYGKDEKPFFLYVAHTAPHWPLHALPEDIKKYKDTYKDGWEALRKSRYERMAEMGIIDKDSYPLPENSSGRVWDDVERKDYESACMSVHAAMIDRVDEGVGEIIQKLKETGQYENTIIMVLSDNGASYERGYPPGFDRPGFTRDSTIIEFGSDHPGPETTWNYIGRAWASASNTPFRYWKMESYEGGTATPFIIHWPKGLKGQENTINRGVAHVIDVMPTCLEVSDTDYPEIVNSQKTIALVGKSLMPMLLGETESIHDTLFWEHQRGRAIRTAEWKMSALPGKDWELFRINEDHTEMNDLSAQYPEEVKELSAAWNEWAKKLNIRVR; translated from the coding sequence ATGAATCGAAAAAATCAATCGATAGTGTTGGGAAGCACACTGCTAGCTAGTTGTGCTTCAGTTCCAACACAATCAAAAGTCTTTGAAAAGCCAAATATCCTGCTCGTCATGGTTGATGACATGGGCTATTCTGATTTGGGATGTTATGGAGGTGAAATTCAGACTCCAAATATTGATCAACTGGCTGGCCAGGGGATTCGTTTTACACAAATGCATAACAGTGCCCGTTGTTGCCCAACCAGAGCATCATTGCTAACCGGACACCATCCTCAGCAGGCCGGAATTAATGGCATGGGTGTAAATTTAGCGATGAACACTGCGACTATTGCTGAAGTTTTAAAGGAAAATGGGTACCATACGGGTATGACCGGCAAATGGCACTTGTCACAAACTAAACCGGTGAATAAACCAGTAGAGCAATTGCGATGGATGGCTCATCAGGTAGATTATGGTCCATTTTCACCACTGGAAAATTATCCATGCAATCGCGGTTTCGAAGAACATTGGGGTGTAATTTGGGGTGTGGTGAATTATTTTGATCCATTCAGTCTGGTGCACAACGAAGAAGCAATTAAAGAGGTTTCGGAAGATTTTTACATGACCGATTTTATAACTGAAAAGTCAATCGATTTAATTGATGAGTATGGAAAAGACGAAAAACCTTTCTTTTTGTATGTTGCACATACGGCTCCGCACTGGCCTTTACATGCTTTGCCCGAGGATATTAAAAAATATAAAGACACCTATAAAGATGGCTGGGAGGCATTGAGAAAGAGTCGTTATGAGCGAATGGCTGAAATGGGAATCATCGATAAGGATAGTTACCCACTTCCTGAAAATTCATCGGGTAGAGTTTGGGATGATGTGGAAAGGAAAGATTATGAATCCGCGTGTATGTCGGTTCATGCAGCCATGATAGACCGGGTCGATGAGGGAGTAGGGGAGATTATTCAAAAGTTGAAAGAGACTGGTCAGTATGAAAACACCATCATCATGGTTTTATCTGATAATGGTGCCTCTTATGAACGTGGATATCCACCCGGTTTCGACCGTCCGGGATTTACCCGTGATTCAACAATTATCGAATTTGGTTCAGATCATCCAGGTCCGGAAACCACTTGGAATTATATAGGAAGAGCATGGGCAAGCGCATCCAATACGCCATTCCGCTATTGGAAAATGGAATCGTATGAAGGAGGAACAGCGACTCCCTTTATTATTCATTGGCCAAAAGGGTTAAAAGGACAAGAAAATACCATTAACCGGGGAGTTGCGCATGTGATTGACGTAATGCCTACCTGTCTGGAAGTTTCAGATACTGACTATCCGGAGATCGTAAATAGTCAAAAAACGATTGCTCTAGTAGGAAAAAGCTTGATGCCTATGCTTTTAGGTGAAACAGAAAGTATTCATGATACACTTTTCTGGGAACATCAACGAGGTCGGGCTATACGAACAGCAGAATGGAAAATGTCTGCCTTACCGGGAAAAGATTGGGAATTATTCCGAATTAATGAAGATCATACTGAGATGAATGATCTTTCTGCCCAATATCCTGAGGAAGTTAAAGAATTGAGTGCAGCATGGAACGAATGGGCAAAGAAGCTGAACATCAGAGTGAGATAG
- a CDS encoding FecR domain-containing protein, which translates to MDNKKNKIRRFADNKYSYSDYSFVASSFRKDESNPEFKKSLEEDWNTTTNNVDENVNVHRILDQLHHQINLRQVEKGALAHFYSKFSKIAAVLLLPALITIAVFSYLSVNKPEVSVSWAEIHSPIGSRTRFQLPDGSIGWLNSGSSIKYPVDFLNNRHVEIYGEAWFDVAHINSSAFRVATPYFDVQVLGTQFNVISYENEATAEVILEQGKVQILNNEGKVENVLIPDEHLVFNKQTHKMIKTSIDSESYSSWKDGLLIFKNEPMTEIARRLERRYSTDIILHGDLLKKSVFRATFQDENLEEICKMLSTVAPIRYEIHQREKLPDYTFSKRTVEMWLINDNKTNK; encoded by the coding sequence ATGGATAATAAAAAGAACAAAATAAGACGGTTTGCTGACAACAAGTATTCATATAGTGATTACTCGTTTGTGGCGTCTTCATTTAGGAAAGACGAATCTAATCCTGAGTTTAAAAAATCATTGGAAGAAGATTGGAACACGACAACAAATAATGTGGATGAGAACGTTAATGTTCATCGGATACTGGATCAATTGCATCATCAGATTAATTTAAGACAGGTTGAAAAAGGGGCGTTAGCTCATTTTTATTCCAAGTTTTCCAAAATAGCAGCAGTCTTGTTGCTGCCAGCATTAATTACAATCGCTGTTTTTAGTTATTTGTCTGTCAACAAACCGGAAGTGTCTGTTTCATGGGCAGAAATACATTCTCCTATTGGGAGCAGGACTCGGTTTCAGCTACCAGACGGATCAATTGGATGGTTGAATAGTGGTTCCTCAATTAAATATCCCGTTGATTTTCTAAATAACCGTCATGTCGAAATTTATGGTGAAGCGTGGTTTGACGTTGCACATATAAACTCAAGCGCATTTAGAGTGGCTACTCCATATTTTGATGTGCAGGTTTTAGGGACACAATTCAATGTTATTTCCTATGAAAATGAAGCTACTGCAGAAGTCATTCTTGAACAGGGGAAAGTTCAGATTTTAAATAATGAGGGTAAGGTTGAAAATGTATTAATACCTGATGAACATTTGGTTTTTAATAAACAGACCCACAAAATGATCAAGACCAGTATTGATTCTGAATCCTATTCAAGTTGGAAAGACGGACTACTGATTTTCAAAAATGAACCCATGACAGAAATCGCTAGAAGGTTGGAACGAAGATATAGCACTGACATTATCCTACATGGCGATTTGTTAAAAAAATCTGTTTTTAGAGCCACGTTTCAGGATGAAAACCTGGAGGAGATTTGTAAAATGCTATCCACGGTTGCCCCTATTAGATACGAAATTCATCAGCGAGAAAAGCTTCCCGATTACACTTTTTCCAAAAGAACTGTGGAGATGTGGTTGATAAACGATAACAAAACAAACAAATAA
- a CDS encoding glycoside hydrolase family 43 protein: protein MNLKITILLLTVAGFLLGACQEKKAEQLQVQNPLPVEFGDPYVLKASDGLYYMIGTGGVKDGFKMYSSTDLTEWKDKGRIYQGNTEESWGIANFWAPELYEQDGKFYLLFSADWRINPTNELENFRIGVAVSDSPTGPYTDLYDRPIFDPGYPVIDGNLLFEDGKVYLYYSRCCYKNPVESEVADWAREQGLFDKIEESWVYGVEMKPDFSGIVGDPELLLRPPLSMDDQQAEWESRSVTSGEVNRRWTEGSYIFKEKDSYYMMYSANFFGGKNYAVGYATSKSPLGPFQKADNNPVLQKNVGQGGIVTGTGHNSITIAPDGKSMLCVYHGRTSETGENRVVFFDPMEVTEDGKLVVHGPTTGK from the coding sequence ATGAATTTAAAAATTACTATTCTACTTTTAACTGTCGCTGGCTTTCTTCTTGGAGCGTGTCAGGAAAAGAAAGCGGAGCAACTACAAGTGCAAAATCCTTTACCAGTCGAGTTTGGAGATCCGTACGTTCTGAAAGCCTCCGATGGGCTGTATTACATGATTGGCACCGGCGGAGTGAAAGACGGTTTCAAAATGTACTCTTCAACCGATCTGACTGAGTGGAAAGATAAAGGACGTATTTATCAAGGGAATACAGAAGAGTCTTGGGGGATTGCCAACTTCTGGGCTCCTGAACTGTATGAGCAGGATGGAAAATTTTACCTGCTTTTTAGCGCCGACTGGCGGATCAATCCTACCAATGAACTCGAGAATTTTCGCATTGGCGTGGCTGTTTCCGATTCACCAACCGGACCTTACACTGACTTATACGATCGTCCGATTTTCGATCCGGGTTATCCGGTGATTGACGGCAACCTGTTATTTGAAGACGGCAAAGTGTATTTATACTATTCGCGTTGTTGCTACAAGAATCCGGTTGAGAGCGAAGTAGCCGACTGGGCGCGCGAGCAGGGATTGTTTGACAAGATTGAGGAGAGTTGGGTTTATGGTGTAGAAATGAAGCCTGATTTTTCAGGTATTGTGGGTGATCCTGAACTACTGCTTCGTCCGCCGTTGAGCATGGACGATCAACAGGCGGAGTGGGAGAGTCGTTCGGTTACCTCCGGCGAAGTTAACCGGCGATGGACTGAGGGTTCTTACATCTTCAAAGAAAAAGACTCCTACTATATGATGTATTCGGCTAACTTTTTTGGCGGAAAAAACTATGCTGTAGGCTATGCTACATCTAAATCGCCGTTGGGGCCATTTCAAAAAGCAGATAACAATCCGGTTTTGCAGAAAAATGTGGGCCAAGGCGGTATTGTAACAGGAACGGGGCACAACTCAATTACGATTGCTCCGGACGGGAAAAGCATGCTTTGTGTCTACCATGGGCGGACTTCAGAAACAGGAGAAAACCGGGTGGTTTTTTTCGATCCGATGGAAGTGACAGAAGATGGAAAATTGGTCGTTCATGGCCCAACAACGGGGAAATAG
- a CDS encoding glycoside hydrolase family 43 protein: MKVRIVVLIMIITVSAFANCSTTKSEVVSEDSVKTTFANPVWDGADPWMTQQGDDYVYCYSVNNSILVSRSKYLTRKGELRRIWQAPANGWNSHSVWAPEIHFVDGHWYVYYAAGSTPDSPFINQRTGVLRSKTADVFSDYEDMGMLYTGDNPYDSSTNIWAIDMTILKHKGKLFAIWSGWKEQRDTDATPQHLYIQEMKNPYTLIGTRVLLSSPEESWETGGPLNLNEGAQILKNDDQVFVVYSCRESWLKEYRQGILLLNDPDGDLLDPSNWTKKGPVFQGTTQVHGVGHCSFVKSPDGAEDWIVYHSKKSTEPGWDRNVRMQPFTWNADGTPDFGIPVPVGTQINRPAGEVEIEQAELKDLN; the protein is encoded by the coding sequence ATGAAAGTGAGAATTGTTGTACTTATCATGATCATCACCGTATCGGCCTTTGCCAATTGCAGTACAACAAAGTCTGAAGTTGTTTCCGAAGATTCGGTGAAAACCACATTTGCAAATCCGGTATGGGATGGAGCCGATCCGTGGATGACCCAACAAGGCGATGACTATGTGTATTGTTATTCTGTCAATAATTCAATTTTGGTTTCGCGGTCCAAATACCTTACCCGAAAAGGTGAGCTGAGACGAATCTGGCAAGCACCGGCCAACGGCTGGAACAGTCACAGTGTTTGGGCACCCGAAATTCACTTTGTTGATGGCCATTGGTATGTTTATTACGCTGCTGGAAGTACCCCCGATTCTCCGTTTATTAATCAACGAACCGGTGTCCTTCGTTCTAAAACAGCTGATGTTTTCAGCGATTACGAAGATATGGGAATGCTCTATACTGGCGATAATCCCTATGATTCGAGCACTAATATTTGGGCCATTGATATGACTATTTTGAAACACAAAGGCAAACTCTTCGCCATATGGTCAGGTTGGAAAGAACAACGCGATACGGATGCTACTCCGCAGCATTTGTACATCCAGGAAATGAAAAATCCCTATACTTTAATAGGAACACGCGTGTTACTCTCTTCTCCGGAGGAAAGTTGGGAAACCGGCGGACCGCTCAATTTGAATGAGGGAGCCCAAATTCTAAAAAATGACGACCAGGTTTTTGTGGTGTATTCCTGCCGCGAATCATGGCTGAAAGAGTACCGGCAAGGCATACTGCTACTGAATGATCCGGATGGTGATTTGCTTGACCCATCAAACTGGACTAAAAAGGGCCCTGTTTTTCAGGGAACAACACAGGTGCATGGCGTTGGACATTGTTCCTTTGTCAAATCGCCCGATGGTGCCGAAGATTGGATTGTTTATCACTCTAAAAAATCAACGGAACCAGGGTGGGATCGTAACGTACGCATGCAGCCTTTTACTTGGAATGCTGATGGAACCCCTGATTTTGGAATCCCTGTTCCGGTAGGAACACAAATTAACCGACCGGCTGGTGAAGTGGAAATTGAACAAGCGGAACTGAAAGATTTAAATTAG
- a CDS encoding RNA polymerase sigma-70 factor, whose protein sequence is MTSNFKNIDYQEVKNLMAGDVKAFDTLFLKYSKRLYNFSVKYLKSVEEAEGVVQEVFLYIWEKRDGLKPSSSFNAYLFTIAYNIIRKHFNKRSKENAHKDDLIYEMLKQENDLDQIIDYRFLLQKVETMIAALPERRREIFIKRKYDGLPIKKIAEELKISPNTVENQLATAQKYILDELRKEKLAGLLFFTLFISIK, encoded by the coding sequence TTGACTTCAAATTTTAAAAATATAGATTATCAGGAGGTAAAGAATTTAATGGCTGGAGATGTCAAGGCATTTGACACCCTGTTTCTGAAGTACTCAAAGCGTTTATATAACTTTTCGGTCAAGTATTTGAAATCGGTAGAAGAGGCAGAAGGAGTTGTGCAAGAAGTGTTCCTTTATATCTGGGAGAAGCGGGACGGATTAAAACCAAGCAGTTCTTTTAATGCATATCTTTTTACAATCGCTTACAATATCATTCGGAAGCACTTCAATAAACGCTCAAAAGAAAATGCACACAAGGATGACCTGATTTACGAGATGTTAAAACAGGAAAACGACCTTGATCAAATTATTGATTATAGATTTCTGCTTCAGAAGGTTGAGACAATGATAGCAGCTTTACCGGAAAGAAGAAGGGAAATTTTCATCAAGCGCAAATATGACGGATTGCCTATCAAAAAGATTGCAGAAGAATTGAAAATTTCTCCAAATACGGTTGAGAACCAACTTGCCACCGCTCAAAAATATATCCTCGACGAACTTCGGAAAGAAAAATTGGCAGGCTTACTTTTCTTTACCCTGTTTATTTCAATTAAATAA